The genomic segment GGAGCAGCACCGCGGCCCGCTTGCGCACGGGGACGGCGGCCCAGGCCCGCTGGGCCGCGCGGGCCCGTTCGAAGGCGGCGGCCACGTCCTCGGGCGTGGACTCGGGCAGCTCGGCCAGGCGCTCGCCGGTGAAGGGCGTGTGGTTGGCGGTGCTGCCGGTGCCGGTGAGGCCGGCGGTGAGCCGGGCGACGAGTTCGGGCGTCACCACGTCGGCGGCGGTGCGGGTGCCCGCCGGGGCGGTGAAGACCGGATTGCCGCCGGTCACGTCCGCCGGGACCGGCGGGGCCGTGGTGCCATCGGTCACGTCCGCCGGGGCGGGCGGTGCCGGGGTGCCGCCGGCGGTGGCGGGTGCTGCGCTGTCCTGCGGGGTGGCCTGCGTCTCCGTCATGCGGGTGAGGGTATGCCTGGGCGCTCCGTTTGTGTACCCGGCAGTAACACCGATTTCACTCCGGTGGAACGAAACGGCGTGATCGCGCCAGTGATTGCTGGCAAAAGGGTCCTGGTCAGGGAGTTCTCATGGCTGACCGGTGAGGGAAGTGTGCCCGGGAAGGATCATGGCGGTGGCCCGGCCTCCGCCGGGGCCACCGGGCCACCGCGCTCAGAGCTCCTGGATCCTCAGATGGCTCACGATCTCGTCGAACAGCTTCTCGCCCTCCGGGCGGGCGTGGCCCTCGGCGGGCATCCGCACGCGGAGCCGCCAGACGACCCGGTCCTCGTTGACGTAGACGTGCTCCCGGAAGTGCCGGGTGATGTCGTCCTCGTTCGCCCCGTAGTCCCGGTAGGTGGTGAGGACCTGGACCGCCTCCCGCTCCTGCTGGAGCGCCTGGCGCGTGGTGCTGCGGGCCTCCTTCACGGAGTTCTCGGCGCCGCCCTCGTAGTACGTCACCAGCTCCTCGGCCGCCTTCTCCGCCGAGTCCGGGTTCGGCGGGTCGTCCGGCTCCCCGGTGTCCTGGTCCCGCCAGAGCTCGACGGTGTAGACCCCGCTGGGATCCGCGAAGGTGACGTATCCCTCCTCCGAGTCGGTGCGCTCGTAGTCGGGCGGCAGGAACAGGGACGCCTTGACGATCTCGCCCTCCTCCCGGACCCGCCAGTCCTCCGGCGGCCCGTCGCCGCCGAACGGATTGGCGACGATCAGCACCAGGGCCAGCACCGCCGCCAGCAGCCCGCCGCCCAGCCCGAGGCGGCCCTTGGGGGTGCGGAGCAGTCCGCCCGGGCCGCCGGCCGCCATGGCGCGGGTCGGCAGCAGGGCGGGCTGGGGCTGCGGCGGGCGGGCGACGCTCTCCAGGGTCTGCCGGATCTCGGCCGGTGCGGGGCGCGCCGCCGGGTCCTTCCGCAGCAGCTGCATGACGAGATGGCCGAGCGCGCCCGCCCCGCGCGCCGGAGCGGGCGGTTCCGCGGAGAGCACGGCCTGCAGCGTCGCCGGGGTGTTGGAACGCCGGTACGGGGACATGCCCTCGACCGCCGCGTACAGCAGCACGCCCAGCGACCAGAGGTCGGACTCCGGCCCGGGGAGCTGGCCGAGCACCCGTTCGGGCGCGATGTACTCCGGGGAGCCGACGAACGCGCCGGTCTCCGTGAGCCGCTGCTCCCCCTCGACCTGCGCGATGCCGAAGTCCGTGAGCACCACCCGGTCGTGCCGGCCCAGCAGGACGTTGTCCGGCTTGACGTCCCGGTGCAGCACCCCCGCCTCGTGCGCGGCGGTCAGCGCGCCCAGCACGGCCAGGCCGATACGGGCCGCCTCCCGCGGGTCGAGGGTGCCCTCGCCGAGCCGGTCGCCCAGCGACTGGCCGCGGACCAGCTCCATGACGATCCACGGGCGGCCGTCCTCCACCACCACGTCGTGCACGGTGACGACGGAGGGGTGGTCGATGGCGGCTGCGGAGCGGGCCTCGCGCCGCATCCGCTGGTAGACGGTCTGCCGCTCCTGCTCGCTCAACTGGTCCGGTACCCGGGGCTCCTTGACGGCCACTTCGCGGTCGACGACCTCGTCCCGGGCCCGCCAGACGGTGCCCATGCCACCGTGCCCGAGCCGGGACAGCAGGCGGTAACGGCCGCCGATGGTCCGGCCGGGCGCGGGGCCGGCGGCGCCCGGGACGGCTCCGTGCCGGGGCGGGGGCGGCGGGGTGGCGACCACTTCGGTCGGCACGGGGGCCGGGGTTCCCGGCGCCGGATGGGACGCGGGCGGCCGGTGCGGCTCCGGTGGATGCGCGGCCGCCCCGTGGGACGCGGCGCCGGACGCCGGCGTCCCGGGAGCCCGGTCCGGCTGCCCGGGCGCGGGCGCCGCGGCGGGGCCGG from the Streptomyces xinghaiensis S187 genome contains:
- a CDS encoding serine/threonine-protein kinase — translated: MKNDGGRADEPTSYLIPPPGAPAPPPPAAGPAAAPAPGQPDRAPGTPASGAASHGAAAHPPEPHRPPASHPAPGTPAPVPTEVVATPPPPPRHGAVPGAAGPAPGRTIGGRYRLLSRLGHGGMGTVWRARDEVVDREVAVKEPRVPDQLSEQERQTVYQRMRREARSAAAIDHPSVVTVHDVVVEDGRPWIVMELVRGQSLGDRLGEGTLDPREAARIGLAVLGALTAAHEAGVLHRDVKPDNVLLGRHDRVVLTDFGIAQVEGEQRLTETGAFVGSPEYIAPERVLGQLPGPESDLWSLGVLLYAAVEGMSPYRRSNTPATLQAVLSAEPPAPARGAGALGHLVMQLLRKDPAARPAPAEIRQTLESVARPPQPQPALLPTRAMAAGGPGGLLRTPKGRLGLGGGLLAAVLALVLIVANPFGGDGPPEDWRVREEGEIVKASLFLPPDYERTDSEEGYVTFADPSGVYTVELWRDQDTGEPDDPPNPDSAEKAAEELVTYYEGGAENSVKEARSTTRQALQQEREAVQVLTTYRDYGANEDDITRHFREHVYVNEDRVVWRLRVRMPAEGHARPEGEKLFDEIVSHLRIQEL